Genomic segment of uncultured Flavobacterium sp.:
CAAGACGGAATTCGTTTAGCTACTATTGCTCAAAAAATTGAGCCATCTGAAGCTACTTCTGATAAAGTATTTACATTGGCAACTAAATTTGAAATGGATGCTGCTGATAAAGATTTTGCTGCTACTGCAAAAGAATTAGGTTTAAAAGTTGCTGCTCCGGTAACTGCAAAAGCTATGGATGAAGCATTTGGTCCTTTAGGAAACCAACGTAACATCATCAGATGGGCATATGACAAAGAAACAAACAAAGGTGATGTAAAACGTTTTGAAATCGCTAATATTGGACACGTAATTGCTCAATACAAAAGCGAAAACAAATCAGGTTTAGTGTCTGTTACTTTAGCAAGACCTTATGTTGAGCCAATCTTGAAAAACAAGAAAAAAGCTGAAATGTTAAAAGCTAAAATGACTGGATCTAGCCTTGAAGCTATTGCAAAAAGTGCTGGTGTAGCTGTTCAACAGGCTGCTAATGTTACTATGGATAACCCGGTTTTACCTGGTGGAGTAGGACAAGAGCCAAAAGTTGTTGGTAATGCATTTGCTTTGACTGCAAACAAAATATCTGCTCCAATTGAAGGAAACACTGGAGTTTATGTTGTAAAAAATATTAGTACTGTTAAAGCTCCTGCTGTTGCTAATCATGCAGAGTATGTTGCTAAAGTAAAAGCTCAAAGCGCATCTGATGCAAACAGAATTTTACCAGCGTTGAAAGCTAATGCTAAAATTGAAGATAACAGATTGAAATTTAACTACTAGTTTTTAGTAAGTAAATTAAAAAATATAAAAACCCGAAATATTCAATTGAATATTTCGGGTTTTTTGTTTGTTGCATAGCGAGTGATTTTTGTAGTAAATAGCAGCTATTTTTCTTTAAGGTATATAGGAATAATAGAAATAAAAATGTAAAAATTTGTGATATTCAAATTATTGCAGTTAATTTGTTGTGATTTAACAGAGTGACTTCAGTGTTAGTGTGTTAGGTTAAATGATTAATTAACAGAGATAATAATCAAGTACGGTGGATAAACAAATATTTTATGTTTAGTTTGTTGAGAAGAAAGCCTAGAGTATATACTAAAATTGAAAATCATATTTTTGGAATAATTACAGAGCTTTTAAAGCTCAGTAATACTGACATCAATGTTGATGAATTGGGTGGTAAATATTATCTAAGTAATGAAGAACAGCATTTTAAAGTTACAGTGTTAAGTAACGATTATGTTATTAGGCTAACTAATACTCGTGATTCTGTTGCTGAAAAATATGAGAAAGTTTTTGTTGAAGATGTCTTAAAAGCTATAAAAGAAGAGAAGCATCGCCGAATGGAAGTCGTTTATGATTCTATTACTAATAGTATAGAAAAAATGGCCGAGCGTTTACATAATACCCTGATCGAAACAAATGAGCTCGAAACCCAAAAGGTTCGCAGGCTTGAAACAAAAGATTTAAAAACAAAAAAAGTGAACTAATAGTTCACTTTTTATTTTTAAGCAAGTTGCTTAGGTTATTTTATTTCTGCAGAATCATTTCCTGATAAGTAAGAATCGTTTCATATCCTTTTGAAGCAAAATATGCAGTCGGGTTTTCTTTTGAAACAACCATTACAAAATCACCGCCCCAGGCGCCAAGACTTTTAACAACTCCGCCAAAATCTGGAAAAGCAATTTCTTTGATGGTTTTCAGTTCTAAAATATTGCTTAAGTGAGCTTCATGATTTTCTAAAGCAAAGGCAAACTCCTTTAAGGTTTTTGCGTTTAGAACAGCTTCGGTGATTTTATTGTTGTCAAGAATGTTCTGAGCCAGATTTTGATTTTTATTGTTGTAATAAGCATTTATCGCGACCTTGCTATTTTGCTTTTTATTAAGGTATACAAAATAAATATTTTTAGTAAAATCAGGATTAAACGGAATTGTTTCAACTATAGGCAAAGTTTGTTCTAATCGATATATAATTGGCGTGTTGTTTTGCGCACACGCGATATCATAACCGCTGCCTCCAAAACTGTTTTTAAGAAGCGTGAAAGCATCAATTTTAGTCCATTGAGCAATGTTGTTCAATAAAGTTGATGATGTGCCTAATCCCCAGTTTTTAGGAAATGTAAGTTGTGTACTTACGTTATATCCTTCTGCGTCATTTATGAAATCCGGATTTAAAAGATAAGCTTCATGTAAAATGTTTACTAAAGTGCTTTTTATCGTTTCGATTTGGGTTGGAGTATTGTCTATAATTTCAGAAAACGAAATGGTATCTTCAAACCAAAGATGTTGGTCAAAATCGTAACTTTTCCATTGAATTTCTTTATTTAGACTATTTTCTACAATTAAATTTTGTCCAAATTTTGTTGGTAACGCAAAAGCTTTGGCGCCGTCTAAAACTAGATATTCACCTGTAATAAGGAGTTTTCCGTTACTGTAAAAGGTTGTTTTCATTCTTCAATTTTAGAATAAATTCCAATATTTTAAATTGCTTCGTCTGTTCGCTATCGCTCGGGTCCAAATTCCAATTAGTGTTGGAATTTGGAATTTTATTCGAAACTATAATATTTTGGAATTTATGAATCAGGTTATTTTCTTATATTTTCAATAAATTCTACAACAGCACTGTGCGAAACGGCATTTTTCTTAAAGTGAGTTTTAATTAAATGGCGCTCTTCATCAGTTGCTTCAAATTGATTGATAATATTGTTTAAGTGCATTTTCATGTGACCTTCCTGAATTCCGGTTGTAGTTAAGGAACGCAGAGCGGCAAAATTTTGTGCCAAACCTGCAACGGCTACAATCTCCATCAATTCTTTTGCGGATGGTTTTTCGAGTATTTCTAAACATAACTTCACTAATGGATGTAAAGATGTTAATCCGCCAACAGTTCCAATTGCTAATGGAATTTCTAGCCAGAAAGTAAAAATTCCGTTTTCAATTTTAGCATGAGAAAGACTTGTATATTGGCCATTTTTTGAAGCATAAGCATGAATTCCGGCTTCTACAGCTCTAAAATCATTTCCCGTTGCCAGAATTACAGCATCGACACCATTCATAATACCTTTGTTGTGTGTAACAGCTCTAAAAGGCTCAACTTCGGCAATTTGAACAGCCTGAACAAAACGTTCGGCAAATTCTTGCGGATTCGGAATATGTTTTTCGGTTAAATCTTCAATTGGGCACGAAACTTCGGCTCTAACAAGGCAATTTGGAACATAATTAGACAAAATACTCATAATTACTTCAAGTGTTTCATGGTCTGAAAATAAATCAGAATTTTGAAATTCCTCTTTTAAAGTAGTAGCAAATTGCTCTAAACAAGAGTTTATAAAATTAGCACCCATACTGTCTTTAGTCTCAAAAGTAGCATGAAGCTGAAAGTAGTTTTCTAATAAAATTCTTTTGTTTTTTAATTTCACGTCTAAAATTCCACCACCGCGTTGTTGCATTTTTTTGGTAATGCTTTGAGTGTCAGAAAAGAATTTTGGCTTGATTTGATCGAAGAATGTTTGCAGTTTTTGCGCATCTCCGTTGAAAGTGAAATGTACTTGCCCGATTTTTTCGGTATTAATTACAGTGGCTTTAAAACCTCCGCGTGTTGCCCAATATTTAGCAGCTTTTGAGGCAGCAGCGACTACAGAACTTTCTTCAATAGCCATTGGGATTGTTTTATATTTTCCGTTAATTAAAAAATTTGGAGCGACTCCTAACGGAATGTATAGGTTAGTTATTGTGTTTTCAATGAATTCATCATGCAATTGTTGTAGCTTTTCGTCTGAATTCCAGTAATTTCTTATAATATTCAAGGTTTTTTCAGGCTCTGAAAAGTAGGTATTAGCGATCCAGTTTATTTTTTCTTTTTTGGATAATTTAGAAAATCCGGCAACTGCGTTATTCATTCTCAATGTATTAAATGATATTGTTGCGGCAAAGATACCAATTTAAGAGTTTTGTTTGAAATCTATTTAAAATTGAAAACTACGCAATCGTTATTTTTTTTAACATTTAACACTTATAATGTGTATTATGTTTATTTTTTTCACTAAAATTGGGCTCTTTTTTATATTTAAAATAATTCGAATGAATACAAGTAAAATTACTGTTATACTTTTGTTATTTGTTGCCAGTGTTTTTGGACAACAAAAAATTACTGTCGAGAATATTTTTGGAGGTGCTTTTAAGGCAAAAGGAATGGTTGAATTGCAATCCTTAAAAAATACAGATCAATACACAGTTTTAGATGTAGATCAGGCAAGCAGAAGTATGCAGATTGGTTTATATGATTTTGGAACTTTAAAAAAAGTGTCTAATTTAATTGATACTAAAGATCATGCAGAATTAGCAAACGGAATTGATAGTTATACTTTTGATGCATCAGAGAAAAAGATTTTAATTGCTTGTAATACAAATAAAATCTTCCGTCACTCATTTACTGCAAATTATTATTTATATGATATTGCTTCTAAATCACTAACAAAACTTTTTGATTTTCAGATTCAGGAACCAACTTTTTCGCCTGATGGAACTAAAATCGCTTATGCTAAAGAAAACAACCTTTATGTATATGATGTAGCTTCAAAAAAATCGACTGCTGTTACCACAGACGGAAAGAAAAATTCGATCATTAATGGTATTACGGATTGGGTTTATGAAGAAGAGTTTGCTTTTGTCCGGGCTTTTGACTGGAGTAAAGACAGTAAAAAATTAGCTTATATTCGTTTTGACGAAAGCGCTGTTCCAGAGTTTTCAATGTCAATGTTCCACAAAGATTTATATCCAACAATTGAAACTTTTAAATATCCTAAAGCAGGAGAAAAAAATTCGGTAGTTTCATTACATATTTATGATGCTGCTGCAAATGCGACTAAAAAAGTTGATTTAGGAAATTATAATGATTTCTATATCGCAAGATTAGAATGGACAAATGACAACAATATATTATCTGCTCAGGTTTTAAACCGTCACCAGGATAACCTTGATTTGCTTTTTGTTGATGGAACTACGGCTGTTGCCAAAGTGGTTTTGAATGAAAAAGACAAAGCATATGTTGATGTTACAGATAATTTGACTTTCTTAAAAGATAATAGTTTTATCTGGACAAGCGAAAAAGATGGTTTTAATCATATTTATGTTTATGATAAAACCGGAAAACTTAAAAATCAGGTTACTAAAGGTAACTGGGAAGTAGTGTCTTACTACGGTTTTGATGAAAAAACAAAAACTATTTTTTACCAATCTACAGAAAATGGTTCTATCAATAGAGATATTTATCGCATTGGTTTAGACGGAAATAACAAAGTGCGTTTGTCTAAAAATACAGGAACTAATGCGGCAACTTTTAGCCCAAATTTCCAATTCTTCATTAATACATTCTCAAGCGCTTCTCAGCCTACGACTTATACTTTAAACGAGGCAAAAGCTGGAAAAGAAATTCAGGTTATCGAAAATAATCAGGCACTTGCTAATAAGTTGAAAGACTTTAATTTGCCAACAAAAGAGTTTTTTGTTTTAAAAACAGCCAAAGGAAACGAACTTAATGCCTGGATTTTGAAACCAAAAGATTTTGATCCTTCAAAAAAATATCCTGTTTTCATGTACCAATATTCTGGTCCGGGATCTCAACAAGTAAATAACGATTGGAACAATAGTGATGATTATTGGTTTGCTTCACTAACACAACAAGGTTATATTGTTGCTTGTATTGATGGAAGAGGAACTGGTTTTAAAGGTGCTGATTTCAAAAAAGTAACACAAAAAGAATTAGGTAAATACGAAGTAGAAGACCAAATTGATGCTGCAAAAGTAATTGGAGCTTATCCTTATGTTGATGCTTCAAGAATTGGAATCTTCGGATGGAGTTATGGTGGTTTTATGGCTTCAAATTGTATTTTTCAAGGAAATGATGTTTTCAAAATGGCGATCGCTGTTGCTCCGGTAACAAACTGGCGTTTTTATGATAGTGTTTACACAGAAAGATACATGACGACTCCGCAGGAAAATGCAAGTGGATACGATCAAAACTCTCCAATAAATCACGTTGATAAATTAAAAGGGAAGTTTTTATTGATTCACGGATCTGGTGATGATAACGTTCACGTGCAAAATTCTATGCAAATGATGGAAGCTTTGATTCAGGCAAACAAACAATTTGATTCTCAGATATATCCGGATAAAAACCACGGTATTTATGGCGGAAAAACGAGAATTCAGCTTTATAATAAAATGACTAACTTTATCAAAGAAAATCTATAATCTAAAAATTTTAATCTAAAATAAATAATGAATAATATGGGAGAAACTCAAGTAAAAACTGCGCATCCAAAAGGACTTTGGGTATTGTTTGGAACGGAGATGTGGGAGCGATTCAATTTTTATGGAATGCGAGCTTTATTAACTTTATTTCTTGTGAATTCATTATTGATGAAAGAAGAAGAAGCTTCCCTTATTTATGGAGGATTTCTTGGACTTTGTTATTTAACACCAATGTTAGGTGGTTTCGTAGCAGACCGTTTTTTGGGTAACAGAAACTGTATTTTATTAGGTGGTTTATTAATGGCAGCCGGGCAAATGTTGTTGTTTACCAGCGGAACCGTTTTTGAAGCTAATTTGCCTTTGGCTAAAATCATCATGTATTCTGCATTAGGAGTTATTGTTTTTGGTAACGGATTCTTCAAACCAAACATTTCTAGTATGGTTGGAAGTTTATATCCTAAGCAAGAGAAAACAAAATTAGACAGTGCCTTCACTATTTTCTATATGGGAATTAATATTGGAGCTTTTTTAGGTCAGTCGATTTGTCCTTTGTTGGGAGATGTTAAAGATGCTGGCGGAATTAGAGATATCCATGCTTTTAGATGGGGATTTATGGCAGCGTCTGTAGCGATGCTTCTTGGAACTATTCTTTTCTACTTCTTAAAAAACAAATATGTAGTTTCTCCTGAAGGAAGACCATTAGGAGGTTTGCCTTCTAAAAACATAGCTTCTGATTTTGAAGAAGGAGAATCGCAAAAAGCTAATTTTTCTAATAAATCATTGTTAATTGCAGGAATTGCATTTGTAGCTTTAGGATTCTTTTTTCATTATGTAGTAGGTCAGAATTTAATTTATACTTTGATTTATTCTAGTGGTTTATCATTGGCGGGATTAATTGTTTCTGA
This window contains:
- a CDS encoding GYDIA family GHMP kinase, whose product is MKTTFYSNGKLLITGEYLVLDGAKAFALPTKFGQNLIVENSLNKEIQWKSYDFDQHLWFEDTISFSEIIDNTPTQIETIKSTLVNILHEAYLLNPDFINDAEGYNVSTQLTFPKNWGLGTSSTLLNNIAQWTKIDAFTLLKNSFGGSGYDIACAQNNTPIIYRLEQTLPIVETIPFNPDFTKNIYFVYLNKKQNSKVAINAYYNNKNQNLAQNILDNNKITEAVLNAKTLKEFAFALENHEAHLSNILELKTIKEIAFPDFGGVVKSLGAWGGDFVMVVSKENPTAYFASKGYETILTYQEMILQK
- a CDS encoding hydroxymethylglutaryl-CoA reductase, degradative, encoding MNNAVAGFSKLSKKEKINWIANTYFSEPEKTLNIIRNYWNSDEKLQQLHDEFIENTITNLYIPLGVAPNFLINGKYKTIPMAIEESSVVAAASKAAKYWATRGGFKATVINTEKIGQVHFTFNGDAQKLQTFFDQIKPKFFSDTQSITKKMQQRGGGILDVKLKNKRILLENYFQLHATFETKDSMGANFINSCLEQFATTLKEEFQNSDLFSDHETLEVIMSILSNYVPNCLVRAEVSCPIEDLTEKHIPNPQEFAERFVQAVQIAEVEPFRAVTHNKGIMNGVDAVILATGNDFRAVEAGIHAYASKNGQYTSLSHAKIENGIFTFWLEIPLAIGTVGGLTSLHPLVKLCLEILEKPSAKELMEIVAVAGLAQNFAALRSLTTTGIQEGHMKMHLNNIINQFEATDEERHLIKTHFKKNAVSHSAVVEFIENIRK
- a CDS encoding S9 family peptidase — encoded protein: MNTSKITVILLLFVASVFGQQKITVENIFGGAFKAKGMVELQSLKNTDQYTVLDVDQASRSMQIGLYDFGTLKKVSNLIDTKDHAELANGIDSYTFDASEKKILIACNTNKIFRHSFTANYYLYDIASKSLTKLFDFQIQEPTFSPDGTKIAYAKENNLYVYDVASKKSTAVTTDGKKNSIINGITDWVYEEEFAFVRAFDWSKDSKKLAYIRFDESAVPEFSMSMFHKDLYPTIETFKYPKAGEKNSVVSLHIYDAAANATKKVDLGNYNDFYIARLEWTNDNNILSAQVLNRHQDNLDLLFVDGTTAVAKVVLNEKDKAYVDVTDNLTFLKDNSFIWTSEKDGFNHIYVYDKTGKLKNQVTKGNWEVVSYYGFDEKTKTIFYQSTENGSINRDIYRIGLDGNNKVRLSKNTGTNAATFSPNFQFFINTFSSASQPTTYTLNEAKAGKEIQVIENNQALANKLKDFNLPTKEFFVLKTAKGNELNAWILKPKDFDPSKKYPVFMYQYSGPGSQQVNNDWNNSDDYWFASLTQQGYIVACIDGRGTGFKGADFKKVTQKELGKYEVEDQIDAAKVIGAYPYVDASRIGIFGWSYGGFMASNCIFQGNDVFKMAIAVAPVTNWRFYDSVYTERYMTTPQENASGYDQNSPINHVDKLKGKFLLIHGSGDDNVHVQNSMQMMEALIQANKQFDSQIYPDKNHGIYGGKTRIQLYNKMTNFIKENL
- a CDS encoding peptide MFS transporter is translated as MGETQVKTAHPKGLWVLFGTEMWERFNFYGMRALLTLFLVNSLLMKEEEASLIYGGFLGLCYLTPMLGGFVADRFLGNRNCILLGGLLMAAGQMLLFTSGTVFEANLPLAKIIMYSALGVIVFGNGFFKPNISSMVGSLYPKQEKTKLDSAFTIFYMGINIGAFLGQSICPLLGDVKDAGGIRDIHAFRWGFMAASVAMLLGTILFYFLKNKYVVSPEGRPLGGLPSKNIASDFEEGESQKANFSNKSLLIAGIAFVALGFFFHYVVGQNLIYTLIYSSGLSLAGLIVSDSSLTKIERDRIFVIYIVSFFIIFFWAAFEQAGSSLTFIADNQTDRNFFGFLMPPSMVQIFNGLFVVLLAVPFSILWDTLRAKGREPISPVKLAAGLVVISISFFMIATQVSYIGTSGLLLVKWLILLYFLNTCAELCLSPIGLSLVGKLSPKRFASLLYGVFFLSNASGYALGGTLGSILPATGDKFAKAKELGIDLQAVLDNKITPTAEQLALLDQHQISAHNHFFAGFEIHNLYEFFMVFVVLTGIAAIILFALTPFLKKMMHGVR